A genomic window from Caballeronia sp. SBC1 includes:
- a CDS encoding AGE family epimerase/isomerase gives MSDTTTSLPTHPDHPDFRSREFLLDHALRTMTFYHPHCMDPAGGFYHFYKDDGTLYDRKSRHLVSSTRFVFNYAMAYKHFGLDEYRGGVRHGIEYLREFHRDPQTGGYAWTLNGRDVTDATNHCYGLAFVVLAYAKALEAGFEEARGYLEETWDLMEKHFWDAAHGLYKDEASADWVVSDYRGQNANMHACEAMLAAFEASQDVRYLDRAALLADNMVNRQAALAGGLVWEHYKPDWSVDWEYNKGDKTNIFRPWGFQPGHQTEWAKLLLILDRHRPDPWHVARARELFDRALEFSWDHEHGGMIYGFDIKGEFYDEDKYFWVQAESLAAAALLADQAGKAGDKATAARYWNDYNRLWAYSWDHFVDHKWGAWYRILARDNTKYSNEKSPAGKVDYHTMGACYEVLNVVS, from the coding sequence ATGTCCGATACAACCACGTCCTTGCCTACCCATCCTGACCATCCCGACTTTCGCTCGCGTGAGTTCCTGCTCGATCACGCACTGCGGACCATGACCTTTTATCACCCGCACTGCATGGACCCGGCGGGCGGTTTCTATCATTTCTACAAGGATGACGGCACCCTCTATGACCGCAAGTCGCGGCATCTGGTGTCGAGCACGCGCTTTGTTTTCAACTATGCAATGGCGTACAAACACTTCGGCCTTGATGAGTATCGCGGCGGTGTGCGTCATGGCATTGAATACCTGCGTGAGTTTCATCGTGATCCGCAGACCGGTGGTTATGCGTGGACGCTTAACGGTCGCGATGTCACCGACGCGACCAATCATTGCTACGGCCTCGCGTTCGTCGTGCTGGCCTATGCGAAGGCTCTGGAAGCAGGTTTCGAAGAAGCGCGCGGGTATCTTGAAGAAACCTGGGACCTGATGGAAAAGCACTTCTGGGACGCGGCTCACGGGTTGTACAAAGACGAAGCGAGCGCGGATTGGGTGGTGTCGGACTATCGCGGACAAAACGCCAACATGCATGCCTGCGAAGCAATGCTCGCGGCTTTCGAGGCGTCGCAAGATGTGCGTTATCTGGACCGGGCCGCGCTGCTCGCGGACAACATGGTGAATCGTCAGGCAGCGCTTGCGGGCGGCTTGGTCTGGGAGCATTACAAGCCGGACTGGTCGGTCGACTGGGAATACAACAAGGGCGACAAGACCAACATCTTCCGTCCGTGGGGATTCCAGCCGGGCCATCAGACCGAATGGGCGAAGCTGCTCCTGATTCTCGACCGGCATCGTCCGGACCCGTGGCACGTCGCGCGCGCACGAGAACTGTTTGATCGTGCGCTGGAATTCTCGTGGGACCACGAGCACGGCGGGATGATTTACGGCTTCGATATCAAAGGCGAGTTCTACGACGAAGACAAGTATTTCTGGGTCCAGGCAGAGTCGCTGGCTGCCGCCGCGTTGCTCGCCGATCAAGCCGGGAAAGCCGGTGACAAGGCGACGGCAGCGCGTTACTGGAACGATTACAACCGTTTGTGGGCGTATAGCTGGGACCATTTCGTCGATCACAAATGGGGCGCGTGGTACCGGATACTCGCCCGAGACAACACGAAATACAGTAACGAAAAAAGCCCGGCCGGCAAGGTCGACTATCACACCATGGGTGCATGCTATGAAGTACTAAACGTCGTTTCTTGA
- a CDS encoding xylulokinase: MRFLGIDLGTASLKLAIVDEDGHERAFASAAYAVTTPFPGWAETPVEFWWNALRDAAARLPAHEREQVNAIGFSGQMHGVVVTDENNQALRPAMLWPDTRALDLLDAWGEPQANPVAPGMAGPLLHWLAANEPAVMSKTRWALQPKDWLRTALGGEVCTDPSDACATALAEPSGVWDDAFIAEIGLRREWFAPLAPSYAAAGTLNAEGAALLGLRAGIVLAVGAGDTACAALGSGLFADGDALLTTGSGGQIVVMSADQPASVIGLHAYRAATDQWYRMAAMQNVGVALEAVRGWLGYTNWASAYDDAFSMPASTRVTFLPYVSGERSPWMNPSARAGWLGLGLGDTRGTMMRAAFEGVAFALRAGLDAIRLNAGPSAVVRTLRLAGGGSIDPRWRQLLADALDADLQAVDCPNAATRGAAILGGIALGSWHASDLAALAPSATLVASPRGTDSDEDLALRHTRFIDLYQRNASWF, encoded by the coding sequence ATGCGATTTCTTGGCATCGATCTGGGCACGGCATCGCTGAAACTCGCTATCGTTGATGAGGACGGTCACGAGCGCGCCTTCGCGAGCGCCGCGTACGCAGTCACCACGCCGTTTCCCGGTTGGGCGGAAACGCCGGTGGAATTCTGGTGGAATGCATTGCGCGATGCAGCCGCACGCTTGCCCGCGCATGAGCGTGAGCAGGTGAATGCGATCGGTTTCTCGGGGCAGATGCATGGCGTTGTAGTCACGGATGAAAACAACCAGGCGCTGCGCCCCGCGATGTTATGGCCCGATACCCGCGCGCTCGATTTGCTCGACGCTTGGGGCGAGCCGCAAGCGAATCCCGTTGCGCCTGGCATGGCGGGGCCGCTGCTGCACTGGCTTGCCGCGAATGAGCCCGCAGTGATGAGCAAGACGCGCTGGGCGTTGCAGCCGAAAGACTGGCTGCGCACGGCGCTGGGCGGCGAAGTCTGCACTGATCCGTCGGACGCGTGCGCCACCGCGCTTGCTGAACCTTCGGGCGTGTGGGACGACGCTTTCATCGCGGAAATCGGGCTGCGGCGCGAGTGGTTCGCGCCGCTCGCGCCATCGTATGCCGCGGCGGGGACGTTGAACGCTGAGGGCGCTGCATTGCTTGGCCTGCGCGCGGGCATTGTGCTGGCCGTGGGTGCGGGCGACACCGCTTGCGCCGCGCTCGGCAGCGGTCTTTTTGCCGATGGCGACGCGTTGCTGACCACCGGCAGCGGCGGCCAGATCGTGGTGATGTCGGCTGATCAGCCGGCCTCTGTCATCGGCCTGCACGCGTATCGTGCGGCGACTGACCAGTGGTATCGGATGGCTGCAATGCAGAACGTGGGCGTGGCGCTCGAAGCGGTGCGCGGCTGGCTCGGCTACACGAACTGGGCGAGTGCCTATGACGACGCGTTCAGCATGCCGGCATCCACGCGCGTGACGTTCTTGCCGTACGTGAGCGGTGAGCGTTCGCCGTGGATGAATCCATCGGCAAGAGCGGGTTGGCTCGGCCTCGGTCTTGGCGACACACGCGGCACGATGATGCGCGCGGCTTTCGAAGGCGTGGCGTTCGCGTTGCGCGCCGGTCTCGATGCCATTCGTCTGAACGCCGGACCCTCGGCCGTCGTACGAACCCTGCGGCTTGCTGGCGGCGGCTCGATCGATCCTCGCTGGCGCCAGCTTCTGGCCGACGCGCTCGACGCCGACCTGCAAGCCGTCGATTGCCCGAACGCAGCGACGCGCGGCGCGGCAATACTCGGCGGCATCGCGCTTGGGTCGTGGCACGCGTCGGATCTGGCGGCGCTGGCGCCATCGGCGACGCTGGTTGCATCGCCGCGCGGTACAGATAGCGACGAGGACCTGGCGCTCCGTCATACGCGTTTCATCGATTTATACCAGCGTAACGCGAGCTGGTTTTGA